Sequence from the Nocardia brasiliensis genome:
CGCGCCACCGTATCCCGGTGCCAAGGACTACTACCGCGTTCCCGACCGGCGGTTGACGGATTCGTCCTGGTTGCGAGAGTTCGTGCGGCACACCGCGGATGCCTTGCCCGCACGGGTGCGCAAGCCCAGGAAATCTTCGGCGAAACGGCGGTGAGCGGGCAGCATCCGGCCGAGCGCGCCGACGCGCACAGCACCGCCCGGCGCTGGGTGCTGCACATCGACATGGACGCGTTCTTCGCCTCGGTCGAGCAGCTGACCCGGCCCACGTTGCGCGGCAGGCCGGTGCTCGTCGGCGGCACCGGCGGGCGCGGTGTGGTCGCGGGGGCCAGTTATGAGGCGCGGGTGTACGGCGCGCGCTCGGCGATGCCGATGCACCAGGCGCGCAGGCTGGTCGGCGCCAGCGCGGTGGTGGTGCCGCCGCGCGGCGCGGTGTACGGGGTGCTGAGCGGGCAGGTGTTCGACACCTTGCGCGCCAGGATCCCGGTGCTGGAGACGCTGTCGTTCGACGAGGCCTTCGGCGAACCCGCCGAACTGGCCGGCGCCACCGTGGCCGAGGTGCACGAGTTCTGCGCGCGGTTGCGCGCCGCGGTGCGCGAACGCACCGGGCTCACCGCTTCGGTCGGCGCGGGCACCGGCAAGCAGCTGGCCAAGATCGCCTCCGGGCTCGCCAAACCCGATGGCATCCGGGTGGTTTCGCCGGACGAGCAGCAGCGGATGCTGGCCGCGCTGCCGGTGCGCAAGCTGTGGGGGATCGGCCCGGTGGCCGAGCACAAGCTGCGCTCGCTCGGCATCGAGACGGTGGGCGCGTTCGCCGCGCTGCCGGAGTCCGAGGCGGTGTCGATCCTCGGCGGCAGCGTGGGCGCGTCGCTGCACCGGCTGGCCCGCGGGGTCGACGACCGCCCGGTCGCCGAGCGGGCCGAGGCCAAACAGATCAGCGCCGAGACCACCTACGAGAGCGATATCGTCACCCTCGCCCAGCTGCGCCCCGCGATCGAGGCGATGGCGGCGGCCGCGCATCGCAGGCTGCGCAAGGACGGGCGGGCGGCGCGCACCGTGGTGCTCAAGCTGAAGAAGTCCGATATGAGCATCGTGACCCGTTCGTTCACCCTGCCGTATGCCACCGAGGACCTCACCACGCTGTCCACCGCCGCGCAGCGCTCGGCGATCGATCCGGCCGAGCTCGGCCCGATCCGCCTGGTCGGGGTCGGCTACGGCGGATTGTCCACGGTCCGGCAGGAATCGCTGTTCCCCGAGCTGGACCAGGCGCCCGTCATCGACCAGCGCACGGCCGTCGCGGACGAGGGGTGGACCGCGGCCGGGCCGGTGCCTGCGCCGAGCGTATTGGTTCCGGCCCAGCTGCTGCCCGAGGTCTCGCCCGCTCAGTCCGCGCTGTCGGTCCCGATCTGGCACCGCGGCATGGATGTCGAACATCCCGAGTACGGCCACGGCTGGGTGCAGGGCGGTGGTTACGGCGTGGTGACCGTGCGGTTCGAGACCCGCTCCACCGGACCGGGCCCGGCGCGCACCTTCGCCGCGGATGACGCGGATCTGACCAGAGCCGATCCGTTGCGCAGTCTGCGGTGAGCGCGGCGGTGAACGGCTCGACATCGCCGAGCGCGGCGCGTACGTTCGCTGCCGACGACATCAGTCCGTCCCGTGTGGATCCATGCGGTACTCCGCTGTGCCGGTAGCCTGGGAGCTCGTGCAGCGCCGCCGGTTCGGGTGGAGGCTGCCATCAGTGGACATGACACGGACCTACTCGAACGCAAAGGACGAGCAGTTGAAGCTTCGTAAGACTGGACGCATCGCGATCGCCGGATTGGCTGTCGTCGCGGCGCTTGGCATGACCGCGTGCGGCGATGACAAGGACAGCAAGCCGGCCGCCAAGACGACGACCAGCGCCAAGGCGTCGGCGTCGGCGAGCGCGAACCTGCCGCCGGTCCCGACTCCGGCCGAACTGAACGCCCAGCTGCAGCGGGCGCTCGACCCGTCGGTGCCGAACGCGGAGAAGCTGGACGGCGTGCAGGGCGCGGAGGCCGATCCGGAACTGCCGAACCGTCTCGCCGAGGCGGCCAAGGGCGCCAATGTCAACGTCGAGGTCACCGATGTGACCGCGTTCGGTGACAGCGTCAACGCCAAGGCCAAGGTCGTCCTCAACGGCCAGGAGAACATCGTCGACGTGCCGTTCGTCGCGGAGAACGGCAAGTGGAAGATCCAGAAGGCATGGGCGTGCGGCATGCTGACCAACCTCGGTCAGCAGTCCGTCGCCTGCGGCTAGTACCGACGTCGCCGCGGCCGGCTCGATGAGCCGGCCGCGCGGCGCAAGATCCGAGTCACCGATTCGGACGCAGGTACCTGGCACTCTGTGTCATCCGATGTTTACGCGCTAGCATGCACCGTCGTGACTGTCTCTGACGCTGTGCGCGAATCTCCTCAACCGTCGGCGCAGCGTGCGGACCAGTACGAAGAGCGCGGCACGAAAGACGCTGGGCGCCTGCGTCTGCTCGCGATCGTCAGCGGGCTCGTCGCGGTTCTCGCCGCGGTGTCGCTGCCTTTTCTGCCGGTGCGACAAGATCAGGCGAGTGTGTCGTGGCCGCAGGCCGCGGCGGTCACCTCGGTGACCGCACCGCTGATCA
This genomic interval carries:
- a CDS encoding DNA polymerase IV — translated: MSGQHPAERADAHSTARRWVLHIDMDAFFASVEQLTRPTLRGRPVLVGGTGGRGVVAGASYEARVYGARSAMPMHQARRLVGASAVVVPPRGAVYGVLSGQVFDTLRARIPVLETLSFDEAFGEPAELAGATVAEVHEFCARLRAAVRERTGLTASVGAGTGKQLAKIASGLAKPDGIRVVSPDEQQRMLAALPVRKLWGIGPVAEHKLRSLGIETVGAFAALPESEAVSILGGSVGASLHRLARGVDDRPVAERAEAKQISAETTYESDIVTLAQLRPAIEAMAAAAHRRLRKDGRAARTVVLKLKKSDMSIVTRSFTLPYATEDLTTLSTAAQRSAIDPAELGPIRLVGVGYGGLSTVRQESLFPELDQAPVIDQRTAVADEGWTAAGPVPAPSVLVPAQLLPEVSPAQSALSVPIWHRGMDVEHPEYGHGWVQGGGYGVVTVRFETRSTGPGPARTFAADDADLTRADPLRSLR